The Leptolyngbya sp. 'hensonii' genome includes the window TTCAACCAAGAGGAGGTTCATATCCATCACCAAGTGCCACGCCGTCAAGGGGGGACAAATCATGCTTCTAATTTAATGGCTGTCCATATGGTCTGCCATTTACAATTGCATCGGTAAG containing:
- a CDS encoding HNH endonuclease signature motif containing protein, with the translated sequence MHHQVPRRQGGTNHASNLMAVHMVCHLQLHR